In Monodelphis domestica isolate mMonDom1 chromosome 3, mMonDom1.pri, whole genome shotgun sequence, the following proteins share a genomic window:
- the LOC100010422 gene encoding galactoside alpha-(1,2)-fucosyltransferase 2-like — protein sequence MSGPLTSFPASVYCFLLIFVISTVFHFQLRLSKLSIVCEEPPLLETPAPTNFHHDGFWTVLSQGRLGNQIGQYAGLYALAKLNRYQAYISPQMHNFLAPLFRITLPVLPDSVAKNIPWQNYHVHNWMSEEYRHIHGAYVRLMGYPNSWTFHHHIIDEIRREFTLHDHVRKEAQAYLHRIQKSPATFVGVHVRRGDYVRIMPQRKGVLAHKGYLDQAMNWFRAHYNNTIFVVTSNGMSWCRKNIDNTKGDVIFAGDGVESTPGKDFALLIQCNHTIMTIGSFGLWAAYLTGGMTVYLANYTLPDSPVLYYFKPEATFLPGWVGFPADLSPLLKH from the coding sequence ATGTCAGGCCCTCTGACATCCTTCCCTGCCTCAGTCTACTGCTTTCTCCTCATTTTTGTGATCTCAACAGTCTTCCACTTTCAACTTCGACTCTCGAAGTTGTCCATAGTATGTGAAGAGCCACCACTCCTTGAGACTCCAGCCCCTACAAATTTCCACCATGATGGCTTCTGGACAGTGCTTTCTCAAGGCCGCCTAGGAAACCAGATAGGTCAGTATGCTGGCCTCTATGCACTAGCAAAACTCAATAGGTATCAGGCCTATATCTCACCTCAGATGCATAATTTCCTCGCTCCCTTGTTCCGCATCACCCTTCCTGTTCTCCCAGACAGTGTGGCTAAGAACATACCTTGGCAAAACTACCACGTACATAACTGGATGTCAGAGGAATATCGTCATATTCATGGTGCCTATGTCCGTCTTATGGGTTACCCCAATTCCTGGACTTTCCACCACCATATCATAGATGAGATCCGCCGTGAATTCACCTTGCATGACCATGTCCGAAAGGAAGCTCAGGCCTACCTCCACAGGATACAGAAAAGCCCAGCCACCTTTGTGGGAGTCCATGTCCGCCGAGGTGACTATGTCCGTATCATGCCCCAGCGGAAGGGTGTCCTAGCACACAAAGGCTACTTGGATCAAGCAATGAATTGGTTCAGAGCCCATTACAATAATACCATCTTTGTGGTCACCAGCAATGGGATGTCATGGTGCCGGAAGAACATTGACAACACCAAGGGAGATGTGATATTTGCAGGGGATGGAGTGGAGAGCACTCCAGGGAAGGATTTTGCTCTGTTGATCCAGTGCAATCACACTATCATGACCATTGGCAGCTTTGGTCTCTGGGCTGCCTACTTGACAGGTGGTATGACAGTCTATTTGGCCAACTACACTCTTCCAGACTCACCCGTGCTCTACTATTTCAAACCTGAGGCTACCTTCCTGCCTGGATGGGTAGGGTTCCCAGCTGACCTGTCACCCCTGCTAAAGCACTGA